Below is a genomic region from bacterium.
GACTCTCTCCAGGGCAGCCACCACGAAACCGGTTGGGCCTTCTACCTCCAGGCTGATGACGTCCCCGCCAAGGCCGTTTTTCAGCTCGGCGGGAGTGCCCAGGGCGATGAGCTTTCCGTGGTCCATGATCCCGATGCGGCCGCAAAGGGCGTCGGCTTCTTCCATGGAATGAGTGGTGAGGAGGATGGTCAGCTCTTCGGCCTTGTTGATCCTCTCGATATGATCCCAGATGCGTCTGCGTGTCTGGGGATCAAGACCGGTGGTGGGTTCGTCCAGGAACAGGACCGATGGGTGGTGTAAAAACCCCCGGGCGATCTCCAGACGCCTTTTCATCCCTCCCGAAAAGGTCTTGACCCTGTGCCCGCTGCGGTCGGCAAGGTCCACCATCTCCAGAAGCTCCGGGATGCGCTCCCGGCGATCTGCTCTCGGGACACCGTAGAGGCGGCCGTGAAAGTCCATGTTCTCCCAGGCGGTGAGTTCCTCGTCCGTGGACGGGTCCTGGAAGACGAGGCCGATGGCCCGGCGCACGGCGTCCTTTTCCCCCGAGATGTCGTGCCCCGCAACCGACGCGGTGCCGGTTGTGGGCGGCAGCAGGGTGGCCAGCATGGACAAGGTGGTGGTCTTCCCGGCCCCATTGGGCCCCAGGAGCCCGAAGATCTCCCCTCGCTCGATGGTCAGTTCGAGGCTGTCCACAGCGGTGAGGGCGCCGAAAGAACGGGAGAGGGACGATGTTATAACGGCGCTGTCCATAACAATGGGAGTTATACCTCAACAGGGGCGAGTCCCCAAGCGAAAGTCGAAGCAAGCCGCCCCGAAAGGCGCCTAACCAGTGTATCTATCTGACTACTGACTACTGGAACAGTTCCTTCAGCTTCTTTCCCAGGTCCTTTTTCAGCTCTTCCTTTTTCTCCTCCACTTCCTGCTTCATCTCTTCCTTCGCCGCCTGGTTCATGGCGGAAGAGTCCAGGCCCACCTTGGGAGAGGTCACGGTTCCCCCGATCTTCAGGGGGATCTGGAGCCTGCCGTCCGTCTCCTTGGGGAACAGCTTTCGGCGGTCGGCCGGCACTTTGGCTGTCGATTCCTGGGACAGGGTCATGCGTGAGGTCATGGCAAGGGACTTGTCCAGGCCGATGTCCCCCTGTATCCTCATGGTGTACTCAGCGGTGGCGATGCGCATGTTGCTGACTTTGATTTTCCCATCCTCGATGGTGAAAGAGACGTCCATGTCCTCGAAGCGGGTTTCTCCCCTGCTGTCGTCGAGACCGAGCAGGGAGGCTGCCTTTGCCGCTCCGCCGCCCAGGTTGGCCGTGGTCAGGCGGCCGTCTGCGGCTTTCACGGCCCCCCGGCCGGAGAGGTATTTCTCCAGGTCGGCGAACTCGGTGCCTTTACCTTCAATAGCGACATCCATGGAGGCCTTGCCGTACAGGACCCCGTCCATTCCCGCCACAGCAGCGAGGGCGTCGTTGACCTCGACGCCGGTCATCTTCATGTTGCTGCCGTAGGCCAGGGGAAGTGCACCGAGGTCGGCCCAGGCCGCACCGGCCAGCAGACCGGAAAAGGCGGAAAGCTTCATCCCGTCTAACGCGAACCGGGTCCCTTTCATGGAAAGGGCTGCCGACATGTCGGAAAAGGAGATCTTCTCGAACCTGCCCTGCTGGACCGTTACCGTTCCAGTGACCGTTACAGGGAGCGGCTGGATGGGCTCCAGGCCTTTTGCCGC
It encodes:
- a CDS encoding ATP-binding cassette domain-containing protein, which gives rise to MDSAVITSSLSRSFGALTAVDSLELTIERGEIFGLLGPNGAGKTTTLSMLATLLPPTTGTASVAGHDISGEKDAVRRAIGLVFQDPSTDEELTAWENMDFHGRLYGVPRADRRERIPELLEMVDLADRSGHRVKTFSGGMKRRLEIARGFLHHPSVLFLDEPTTGLDPQTRRRIWDHIERINKAEELTILLTTHSMEEADALCGRIGIMDHGKLIALGTPAELKNGLGGDVISLEVEGPTGFVVAALERVDWVLSIRARDGKVDITVQGGETRIPEVLRLTDQTGASARSIALKKPTLEDVFIYHTGRDIRDSDADNVDRMRQRRRAFNR